In one window of Pseudomonas putida DNA:
- a CDS encoding sigma-70 family RNA polymerase sigma factor → MEHYYRELVSFLSSRLGSRHAAEDVAHDACLRLLERGGHPPIERPRSFLYRTALNLVIDRHRRQSVRQSEPLEVLDSDERWHSPAPSQLLHLDERLEMVRRALDELSVPCRESFLLRKLEGLSHPQIAERLGVSQSVVEKHIVNAMKHCRLRMRQWEQ, encoded by the coding sequence GTGGAACATTACTATCGCGAACTGGTGAGTTTCCTCTCCTCGCGTCTGGGCAGCCGGCACGCGGCAGAAGATGTTGCCCATGACGCCTGCCTGCGCCTGCTCGAGCGCGGCGGTCACCCGCCGATCGAGCGACCCCGTTCCTTCCTCTATCGCACTGCGCTGAACCTGGTGATCGACCGGCACCGACGTCAGTCGGTGCGTCAGTCCGAGCCGCTTGAAGTGCTGGACAGCGACGAGCGCTGGCACAGTCCGGCACCGTCCCAGTTGCTGCACCTCGATGAGCGCCTGGAGATGGTTCGGCGCGCACTGGACGAGTTGAGTGTGCCGTGCCGCGAGAGCTTCCTGCTGCGCAAGCTCGAGGGTCTGTCGCATCCGCAGATCGCCGAGCGCCTCGGGGTTTCGCAGAGCGTGGTGGAAAAGCACATCGTCAATGCCATGAAGCACTGTCGCTTGCGCATGCGTCAGTGGGAGCAGTGA
- a CDS encoding response regulator yields the protein MPNKSMRILIADEHPAQRLQLERMLNGLGYYRIAPVENFEDLQRLVQSALHPFQLLVGNIELGSHAGVDLARFCRVSPQIQHVLLYHSQHLKVPNVAQSERQSVSVSLPKVPDSEALESFMAIIDTPQLLGQVALPSALAGGAGCSWRRMNFSHTAFSRSS from the coding sequence ATGCCGAACAAGTCCATGCGTATCCTCATCGCCGACGAGCATCCCGCTCAGCGCCTGCAGCTGGAACGCATGCTCAATGGCCTGGGCTATTACCGGATCGCCCCGGTTGAAAACTTCGAAGACCTGCAGCGCCTGGTGCAGAGCGCGTTGCACCCGTTCCAGCTGTTGGTGGGCAATATCGAACTGGGCAGCCATGCCGGCGTCGATCTGGCCCGCTTCTGCCGCGTCAGCCCGCAGATCCAGCATGTGCTGCTGTACCACTCCCAGCATCTGAAAGTGCCGAACGTCGCGCAGAGCGAACGCCAGTCGGTCAGTGTCAGCCTGCCCAAGGTGCCCGATAGCGAGGCACTGGAATCGTTCATGGCGATCATCGACACCCCGCAGTTGCTGGGGCAGGTTGCGCTGCCGTCGGCGCTGGCTGGCGGCGCAGGCTGCTCCTGGCGGCGGATGAACTTCTCGCACACCGCCTTCAGCCGTTCCAGCTGA
- a CDS encoding MFS transporter has translation MTAIDTARAPRFSRGDHRTLGLAALGGALEIYDFIIFVFFALTLSQLFFPPQMPEWLRLLQSFGIFVTGYLARPLGGILMAHFADHLGRKRVFSLSILMMALPCLLIGVMPTYADIGYAAPLLLLALRILQGAAVGGEVPSAWTFVAEHAPPGRCGYALGFLQAGLTFGYLLGALVATLLARLYTPQEILDFAWRYPFLLGGVFGVFGVWLRRWLSETPVFLALRERQAPPVAFPLRMVLTDHRASLIPAALLTCVLTSAVVVLVVITPTVMQQRFGIDAGHTFALSSVGIVFLNIGCVLAGLLVDRIGAWRAVTIYSLLLPLGIGVLYASLVGQWGWTWAAYALAGLSCGVVGVVPSVMVGLFPAQIRVSGISFTYNLAYALWASTTPLALIALMPWSPWVCVGFCLIMGVVGALTSVFYAQATPLCAEERAVGC, from the coding sequence ATGACTGCCATCGATACCGCCCGCGCGCCTCGTTTCAGCCGCGGCGATCACCGTACCCTGGGCCTTGCGGCCCTTGGCGGCGCGCTGGAGATCTACGATTTCATCATCTTCGTGTTCTTCGCCCTGACCCTGAGCCAGCTGTTCTTCCCGCCACAGATGCCGGAGTGGCTGCGCCTGCTGCAGAGTTTCGGGATCTTCGTCACCGGCTACCTGGCACGCCCTCTGGGCGGCATCCTCATGGCGCACTTCGCCGACCACCTTGGGCGCAAGCGCGTGTTCAGCCTGAGCATCCTGATGATGGCCCTGCCGTGCCTGCTGATCGGAGTCATGCCGACCTATGCCGACATCGGCTACGCCGCTCCTCTGCTGCTGCTGGCCCTGCGTATCCTGCAGGGTGCTGCGGTCGGCGGCGAGGTGCCCAGCGCCTGGACCTTCGTGGCCGAGCACGCACCGCCTGGGCGTTGCGGCTACGCCCTGGGCTTCCTGCAGGCGGGGCTGACCTTCGGTTACCTGCTTGGCGCGCTGGTAGCCACCTTGCTGGCGCGGCTCTACACCCCACAGGAAATCCTCGACTTCGCCTGGCGCTATCCCTTCCTGCTCGGTGGGGTGTTCGGCGTGTTCGGTGTCTGGCTGCGCCGTTGGCTGAGCGAGACGCCAGTGTTTCTTGCCCTGCGTGAGCGGCAGGCGCCGCCCGTGGCATTTCCGCTGCGCATGGTGCTCACCGACCACCGCGCTTCGTTGATCCCGGCCGCGTTGCTGACGTGCGTGTTGACCTCTGCGGTGGTGGTGCTGGTGGTGATCACCCCGACGGTCATGCAGCAGCGCTTCGGGATCGATGCCGGGCATACCTTCGCGCTCAGCAGTGTGGGTATCGTCTTTCTCAATATCGGTTGCGTACTGGCGGGGCTGCTGGTCGACCGCATCGGCGCCTGGCGCGCGGTGACGATCTACAGCCTGTTGCTGCCGCTGGGGATCGGCGTGCTGTATGCCAGCCTGGTAGGGCAGTGGGGCTGGACCTGGGCGGCCTATGCGTTAGCCGGGTTGTCGTGTGGCGTGGTGGGGGTGGTGCCATCGGTGATGGTCGGGCTGTTCCCGGCGCAGATCCGGGTGTCGGGGATTTCCTTCACCTACAACCTGGCCTATGCCCTTTGGGCGAGCACCACGCCCTTGGCACTGATTGCGCTGATGCCGTGGAGCCCCTGGGTGTGCGTCGGGTTCTGCCTGATCATGGGCGTGGTCGGGGCCTTGACCAGTGTCTTCTACGCCCAGGCCACGCCCCTGTGTGCCGAGGAGCGTGCGGTCGGTTGTTGA
- a CDS encoding methyl-accepting chemotaxis protein produces the protein MNEAAGRQREAVELVSTAFNEMVATANEVARSCSSAADAAENGHHRVAEGKQQIELTTDNVNRLGSRLSESSQAMIELEEGSRNINQILGTIRAIAEQTNLLALNAAIEAARAGDQGRGFAVVADEVRALAKRTADSTGEIDQLLNTLGNKTQEVSQKMESCLDLSRASVSSIARARDSFEGIQLSVNEIRDQNLQISAAAEEQHSVAEEINRHIQQIYDEARLVEGLASSAQSDSGRLSQLSEELNGLVGRFKS, from the coding sequence ATGAACGAAGCCGCAGGGCGCCAGCGTGAAGCCGTGGAACTGGTGTCCACCGCCTTCAACGAGATGGTCGCCACCGCCAACGAGGTCGCGCGGTCCTGCAGCAGCGCAGCCGACGCCGCAGAGAACGGCCATCACCGCGTCGCCGAGGGCAAGCAGCAGATCGAGTTGACCACCGACAACGTCAATCGCCTGGGTAGCCGCCTGAGCGAGTCGTCGCAGGCGATGATCGAGCTCGAGGAAGGCAGCCGCAACATCAACCAGATACTCGGCACCATCCGCGCCATCGCCGAGCAAACCAACCTGCTGGCACTGAACGCAGCGATCGAGGCCGCCCGTGCCGGTGACCAGGGCCGCGGTTTCGCCGTGGTCGCCGATGAAGTGCGGGCGCTGGCCAAGCGTACCGCCGACTCCACCGGCGAGATCGACCAATTGCTCAACACCCTGGGCAACAAGACCCAGGAGGTGTCGCAGAAGATGGAAAGCTGCCTGGACCTGTCGCGGGCCAGCGTGTCGTCGATCGCACGTGCGCGAGACAGCTTCGAGGGTATCCAGCTGTCGGTGAACGAGATCCGCGATCAGAACCTGCAGATCTCGGCGGCTGCCGAAGAGCAGCACAGCGTGGCCGAAGAGATCAACCGGCACATCCAGCAGATCTACGACGAGGCAAGGCTGGTGGAAGGCCTGGCCAGCTCGGCGCAATCGGACTCGGGCAGGCTGTCGCAGCTATCGGAAGAGTTGAACGGCCTGGTCGGGCGCTTCAAGTCCTGA
- a CDS encoding PA1571 family protein, with product MSLQHSSDTVKNAQPPKPQVCGSIIDAQGREVPITEQMIQKACKELEESRVEKVRKA from the coding sequence ATGAGCTTGCAACATAGCAGCGACACCGTGAAAAACGCCCAGCCCCCGAAGCCGCAGGTGTGTGGCTCGATCATCGATGCCCAGGGTCGTGAGGTTCCGATCACCGAGCAGATGATCCAGAAGGCCTGCAAGGAGCTCGAGGAGAGCCGGGTGGAGAAAGTCCGCAAGGCTTGA
- a CDS encoding ABC transporter transmembrane domain-containing protein codes for MSDPLSSRQRRALGLAWQFVRPYRRQAMLALLALIVTAAITLSMGQGIRLLVDQGFMTGSAHQLNQTIALFMVLVLALAVGTFSRFYLVSWIGERCVADIRRAVFDHLISLHPGFFEDNRSSEIQSRLTADTTLLQSVIGSSLSMFLRNALMVLGGVVLLFVTNPKLTSIVVLALPLVLSPILLFGRRVRSLSRQSQDRVADVGSYVAETLGQIKTVQAYNHQAHDRQLFTDTVEAAFDVARRRIAQRAWLITVVIVLVLGAVAVMLWVGGMDVIAGRISGGELAAFVFYSLIVGSAVGTLSEVIGELQRAAGAAERIAELLAASSAIVPPSQPSTLPGARASGQIELRDVHFAYPSRPSVAAIDGLSLVIAPGQTVALVGPSGAGKSTLFDLLLRFHDPQSGSILLDGQPIAALDPDDLRRQFALVAQNPALFRGTVEANIRYGRPQASAAQVEAAARSAHAHEFIQQLPQGYQTPLGEGGVGLSGGQRQRLAIARALLVDAPVLLLDEATSALDAQSEHLIQQALPQLMAGRTTLVIAHRLATVQHADRIAVIDQGRVVAVGSHRQLVEENPLYARLAALQFAAGSA; via the coding sequence ATGTCCGATCCGCTTTCCTCCCGCCAGCGCCGCGCCTTGGGGCTGGCCTGGCAATTCGTGCGTCCCTATCGCCGACAGGCCATGCTGGCCTTGCTGGCGCTGATCGTCACGGCAGCCATCACCCTGTCCATGGGCCAGGGTATTCGCCTGCTGGTGGATCAGGGTTTCATGACCGGTTCTGCGCACCAGCTCAACCAGACGATTGCGCTGTTCATGGTGCTGGTGCTGGCCTTGGCGGTCGGAACCTTCAGCCGCTTCTACCTGGTGTCGTGGATTGGCGAGCGTTGCGTCGCCGATATCCGCCGTGCGGTGTTCGATCACTTGATCAGCCTGCATCCGGGGTTCTTCGAGGATAACCGCAGCTCGGAGATCCAGTCGCGGCTGACGGCTGATACCACGCTGCTGCAATCGGTGATCGGCTCGTCGCTATCGATGTTCCTGCGTAATGCGCTGATGGTGCTGGGCGGGGTGGTGTTGCTGTTCGTCACCAATCCCAAGTTGACCAGTATCGTAGTGCTGGCGCTGCCGCTGGTGCTGTCGCCGATCCTGCTGTTCGGCCGCCGGGTGCGCAGCCTGTCACGCCAGAGTCAGGACAGGGTCGCTGACGTCGGCAGCTACGTCGCCGAGACGTTGGGACAGATCAAGACCGTGCAGGCCTACAACCACCAGGCCCATGATCGCCAGTTGTTCACCGATACCGTCGAGGCGGCTTTCGATGTGGCGCGCCGGCGCATTGCCCAGCGGGCGTGGTTGATCACCGTGGTGATCGTTCTGGTCCTGGGCGCCGTGGCCGTGATGCTCTGGGTCGGCGGCATGGATGTGATTGCCGGGCGCATCTCCGGGGGCGAGCTGGCCGCGTTCGTGTTCTACAGCCTGATCGTGGGCAGCGCCGTGGGCACCTTGAGCGAAGTGATCGGTGAGTTGCAGCGGGCTGCCGGGGCCGCCGAGCGTATTGCCGAGTTGCTCGCGGCAAGCAGCGCGATCGTACCGCCGTCGCAGCCCTCGACACTGCCCGGCGCTCGGGCCAGCGGGCAGATCGAGTTGCGCGATGTGCACTTCGCTTATCCGTCACGCCCGTCGGTGGCTGCCATCGATGGCCTGAGCCTGGTCATAGCACCTGGGCAGACCGTGGCGTTGGTGGGGCCATCGGGGGCGGGCAAGTCGACGCTGTTCGACCTGCTGCTGCGTTTTCACGATCCACAGTCCGGTAGCATTCTGCTCGATGGACAGCCGATTGCAGCGCTAGACCCCGACGACCTGCGTCGCCAGTTCGCCCTGGTGGCGCAGAACCCTGCGCTGTTTCGTGGCACGGTCGAGGCCAATATCCGCTACGGAAGGCCGCAGGCGAGTGCCGCCCAGGTCGAGGCGGCGGCGCGCAGTGCCCATGCTCACGAATTCATCCAGCAATTGCCCCAGGGCTACCAGACGCCGCTGGGCGAGGGTGGTGTCGGCCTGTCGGGTGGTCAGCGCCAGCGCCTGGCGATTGCCCGGGCGCTGCTGGTGGATGCGCCGGTGCTGTTGCTCGATGAGGCCACCAGCGCGCTCGACGCGCAGAGCGAGCACCTGATCCAGCAGGCCTTGCCGCAGTTGATGGCCGGGCGTACCACTTTGGTGATCGCCCACAGGCTGGCGACCGTGCAGCATGCCGATCGCATTGCGGTGATCGACCAGGGTAGGGTGGTTGCTGTCGGCAGTCATCGCCAACTGGTCGAGGAAAACCCACTCTATGCCAGGTTGGCGGCACTGCAATTCGCTGCAGGCAGCGCCTGA
- a CDS encoding YgdI/YgdR family lipoprotein — MIQRTIPAFMLALGLATLAGCASPTVITLNDGREIQAVDKPSYDEDSGFYEFEQLDGKRTRINKDQIRTVKEL, encoded by the coding sequence ATGATTCAACGGACAATTCCCGCCTTCATGCTCGCCCTGGGCCTGGCCACCCTCGCCGGTTGCGCTTCGCCAACCGTCATCACGTTGAACGACGGCCGCGAGATTCAGGCCGTGGACAAACCTTCCTATGACGAAGACTCCGGCTTCTACGAATTCGAACAACTCGATGGCAAGCGTACACGCATCAACAAGGATCAGATTCGCACCGTGAAAGAGCTCTGA
- the moaB gene encoding molybdenum cofactor biosynthesis protein B, translated as MKAKADTPFVPLNIAVLTVSDTRTFDNDTSGQMFVDRLSAAGHRLAERVLLKDDLYKIRAQVATWIADDQVQVVLITGGTGFTGRDSTPEAVACLLDKQVDGFGELFRQISVPDIGTSTVQSRALAGLANGTLVCCLPGSTNAVRTGWDGILAEQLDARHRPCNFVAHLKQAQACDSRG; from the coding sequence ATGAAAGCCAAGGCAGATACCCCCTTCGTGCCGTTGAACATTGCCGTGCTGACGGTCAGCGACACCCGTACCTTCGACAACGACACCTCCGGACAGATGTTCGTCGATCGCCTCAGCGCCGCAGGCCACCGCCTTGCAGAACGAGTGCTGCTCAAGGATGACCTTTACAAGATCCGCGCCCAGGTCGCCACCTGGATCGCCGACGACCAGGTACAGGTGGTGCTGATCACCGGCGGCACCGGCTTCACTGGTCGCGACAGCACCCCCGAAGCCGTCGCCTGCCTGCTGGACAAGCAGGTCGATGGCTTCGGCGAGCTGTTCCGGCAGATCTCGGTGCCGGACATCGGCACGTCCACCGTACAGTCCCGCGCCCTTGCGGGCCTGGCCAACGGCACCTTGGTGTGCTGCCTGCCCGGCTCGACCAATGCGGTGCGCACGGGCTGGGACGGCATCCTCGCCGAGCAGCTCGACGCCCGCCATCGTCCCTGCAATTTCGTCGCGCACCTGAAGCAGGCGCAGGCCTGTGACAGCCGTGGCTGA
- the glp gene encoding gephyrin-like molybdotransferase Glp: MPVEEALERLLALAEAAPISETEEVELADAEGRVLAQDLFASVDLPPWPNSAMDGYALRLADWQGEPLPVSQRIFAGHAPAPLQPGTCARIFTGAPLPEGADCVEMQENAEVLDDGRVRFVEALAPHQNVRPQGQETRAGEQVMNAGTLLGPIELGLAATLGHGHLRVRRRVRVAVLSTGDELVEPGLPLGPGQIYNSNRRLLVSWLQRMGCEVIDAGILADDLALTRQCLANLGDVDLILSTGGVSVGEADYLGMALREAGELALWKLAIKPGKPLTFGHFRGVPVIGLPGNPASTLVTFALLTRPYLLRRLGVEQVTPLRFDVPAGFDWPKPGNRREYLRARIEGGQVRIYSNQSSGVLRSAAWAEGLVEVREGRTVSPGDSVTFIPFSELLG; this comes from the coding sequence ATGCCGGTGGAAGAAGCGCTGGAGCGCCTGCTGGCGCTGGCCGAGGCGGCGCCGATCAGTGAAACCGAAGAGGTCGAGCTGGCCGATGCCGAAGGCCGTGTACTGGCGCAGGACCTGTTCGCCAGCGTCGACCTGCCGCCCTGGCCGAACAGCGCCATGGACGGCTACGCCCTGCGTCTTGCCGACTGGCAGGGCGAACCGCTGCCGGTGAGCCAGCGCATCTTTGCCGGTCACGCTCCGGCACCGCTGCAACCTGGCACCTGCGCGCGGATCTTCACCGGTGCGCCGCTGCCTGAAGGTGCCGACTGCGTCGAAATGCAGGAAAACGCCGAGGTGCTCGACGATGGCCGCGTGCGCTTTGTCGAAGCTTTGGCGCCGCACCAGAATGTGCGCCCCCAAGGCCAGGAAACCCGCGCTGGCGAGCAGGTGATGAACGCCGGCACGCTGTTGGGCCCGATCGAACTGGGTCTTGCCGCCACCCTGGGCCACGGCCACCTGCGTGTGCGGCGCCGGGTGCGGGTCGCGGTGTTGTCGACCGGTGACGAGCTGGTCGAGCCGGGGCTGCCGCTGGGGCCGGGGCAGATCTACAACAGCAACCGTCGTCTGTTGGTCAGCTGGTTGCAGCGCATGGGCTGCGAGGTCATCGATGCCGGCATCCTCGCCGATGACCTGGCGCTGACCCGCCAGTGCCTGGCCAATCTGGGCGACGTCGACCTGATTCTTTCTACCGGCGGTGTGTCGGTAGGGGAGGCCGACTACCTGGGCATGGCCCTGCGCGAGGCTGGCGAGCTGGCGCTGTGGAAGCTGGCGATCAAGCCGGGCAAGCCACTGACCTTCGGGCATTTCCGTGGCGTGCCGGTGATCGGCCTGCCGGGGAATCCGGCGTCCACCTTGGTTACCTTCGCCTTGCTGACACGTCCCTACTTGCTGCGGCGCCTGGGCGTCGAGCAGGTCACGCCGCTGCGTTTCGACGTGCCGGCAGGTTTCGACTGGCCCAAGCCGGGCAATCGTCGCGAATACCTGCGGGCGCGGATCGAGGGTGGGCAGGTACGCATCTACTCGAACCAGAGCTCGGGTGTACTGCGCAGCGCAGCCTGGGCCGAGGGGCTGGTCGAGGTGCGTGAGGGCAGGACGGTGAGCCCTGGTGACAGCGTGACGTTCATCCCCTTCAGCGAGCTACTTGGCTAG
- a CDS encoding glycosyltransferase family 4 protein: MRILWTLPYLPWPTTSGSKTRQYHLLRELAHHGHRITLLVQSKVPLSDPARQALEPLLERLIVLPRRPVQSPLNLLASPIIDYPMRAIINGLAPCLRHRFEQLLDEHWDVIQIEHSYAFQPFEKALQRRGLPYLLSEHTLESVMGAACHDRLPLWLRPLNAFDRWRYRRWEQRVLRQPNEVVAVSPHDAELIGQISGRTVNVVVNGVDCDHYQHVQPALHSQRLLFVGNFEYGANLEAIEWALEDILPQVWQSNPAVRLAIAGHALPAHWKLHWNDPRIEWLGYRPDLREVQRRSALFFAPLRYAGGSKVKILEAMAAGMPVITTGKGASGLAVNNGEHYLGGDDGSQLALLLTQLLNQPWRMSQLGEAGRQFARQRHDWSVAAQQLENVHMRLTQLAPAQAAPLGTMLAK, translated from the coding sequence ATGCGTATTCTCTGGACATTGCCCTACCTGCCCTGGCCCACCACCAGCGGCAGCAAGACCCGCCAGTACCACTTGCTGCGCGAACTGGCACATCACGGCCACCGCATCACGTTGCTGGTGCAATCGAAGGTGCCTCTGTCCGATCCCGCGCGCCAAGCCCTCGAACCGCTGCTCGAACGCCTGATCGTGTTGCCACGGCGCCCCGTGCAGAGCCCGCTCAACCTGCTCGCCTCGCCCATCATCGACTACCCCATGCGCGCCATCATCAATGGCTTGGCGCCCTGCCTTCGGCACCGCTTCGAGCAGTTGCTTGACGAGCACTGGGATGTCATCCAGATCGAACACAGCTACGCCTTCCAGCCCTTCGAGAAGGCCCTGCAACGGCGCGGCCTGCCCTACCTGCTCAGCGAACACACCCTCGAGTCGGTGATGGGCGCAGCCTGCCATGATCGCCTGCCCTTGTGGTTGCGTCCGCTCAACGCCTTCGATCGCTGGCGCTACCGGCGCTGGGAGCAGCGCGTGCTGCGCCAGCCCAACGAAGTCGTGGCGGTCAGCCCGCACGACGCCGAGCTGATCGGGCAGATCAGCGGGCGGACGGTGAACGTGGTGGTCAATGGCGTCGACTGCGATCACTACCAGCACGTGCAACCGGCCCTGCACAGTCAGCGTCTGCTGTTCGTCGGCAACTTCGAATACGGCGCGAACCTGGAGGCCATCGAGTGGGCACTGGAAGACATCCTGCCCCAGGTCTGGCAGAGCAATCCGGCCGTGCGCCTGGCCATCGCCGGGCACGCCCTGCCCGCACACTGGAAGCTGCACTGGAACGACCCGCGCATCGAATGGCTTGGCTACCGCCCCGACCTTCGCGAAGTGCAACGGCGCTCGGCGCTATTCTTCGCGCCGCTGCGTTATGCCGGCGGGTCGAAGGTGAAGATTCTTGAGGCGATGGCCGCCGGGATGCCGGTGATCACCACCGGCAAGGGCGCTTCGGGCCTGGCAGTGAACAATGGCGAGCACTACTTGGGCGGTGACGACGGCAGCCAACTGGCGCTGCTGCTGACCCAGTTGCTCAACCAGCCCTGGCGCATGAGCCAACTGGGGGAAGCCGGGCGACAGTTCGCCCGGCAGCGCCATGACTGGAGCGTTGCCGCCCAGCAACTGGAGAACGTGCACATGCGCCTGACCCAATTGGCACCGGCGCAGGCCGCGCCGCTCGGCACGATGCTAGCCAAGTAG
- the yegS gene encoding lipid kinase YegS gives MHGHKAMLILHGKQAMNEEVRSAVGVRRERGQVLDVRLTWEAGDARRLVEEALAGGYTQVVAGGGDGTLRDIAEAMAQMQADASLALLPLGTANDFARAAGVPLEPAAALALLDVPARPIDLGRVGEQMFLNMATGGFGSQVTANTSEDLKKVLGGAAYLFTGLSRFSELQAASATLHGPDFHWQGQLLALAIGNGRQAGGGHVLCPEALVDDGLLEVAILPAPEAMVGALRDLLTGEELFVRARLPWVEIGQAEGLDINLDGEPLQAGSLRFEAAPGALRVHLPADSPLFSRPG, from the coding sequence ATGCACGGGCACAAGGCGATGTTGATCCTGCATGGCAAGCAGGCCATGAACGAAGAGGTGCGCAGCGCCGTGGGCGTGCGACGCGAGCGCGGGCAGGTACTGGATGTGCGTCTGACCTGGGAGGCGGGCGATGCCCGGCGTTTGGTCGAAGAAGCCCTGGCGGGCGGTTACACGCAAGTGGTAGCCGGCGGTGGCGACGGTACCCTTCGCGATATCGCCGAGGCCATGGCCCAAATGCAGGCCGACGCCAGCCTGGCCTTGCTGCCGCTGGGGACTGCCAACGACTTTGCCCGCGCCGCCGGTGTGCCGTTGGAGCCAGCGGCCGCCCTGGCCTTGCTGGATGTACCGGCCCGTCCCATCGACCTGGGGCGGGTGGGTGAGCAGATGTTCCTCAACATGGCCACCGGCGGCTTTGGCAGCCAGGTGACAGCCAATACGTCCGAAGACTTGAAGAAGGTACTGGGTGGGGCGGCGTACCTGTTCACCGGGCTGTCGCGCTTCAGTGAGTTGCAGGCTGCTTCGGCGACCCTGCACGGGCCTGATTTCCACTGGCAGGGGCAGTTGCTGGCCTTGGCCATCGGCAACGGTCGCCAGGCCGGCGGCGGCCATGTGCTGTGCCCCGAGGCGCTGGTCGATGATGGCTTGCTGGAGGTCGCGATTCTGCCTGCACCCGAGGCGATGGTGGGCGCACTGCGTGACTTGCTGACGGGCGAGGAGCTGTTCGTGCGTGCGCGCCTGCCCTGGGTCGAGATCGGCCAGGCTGAGGGGCTGGACATCAACCTGGACGGTGAGCCGTTGCAGGCCGGCAGCCTGCGTTTCGAGGCGGCGCCGGGCGCCCTGCGCGTGCACCTGCCCGCCGATTCGCCGCTGTTCAGTCGTCCAGGCTGA
- a CDS encoding response regulator — protein sequence MIRLLLIDDHSLIRAGVRALVSDIPDYAVVGEADDGQHLLEMVQRLGPDIVLLDISMRSTNGLDALTQLRANGCTCKVLILSMHTDPDLIMRALESGAHGYLLKDTTANELEHALAALRNGERYLSPAIAHTVINQALLRAQASKQPSSDRHNLTARQLEILRLIVRGKSTREIAAGLGLSIKTVETHRSQIMKRLQIYDVAGLVLFAVREKIISLDD from the coding sequence ATGATTAGACTGCTGTTGATCGACGACCATTCGCTGATTCGTGCGGGCGTGCGCGCACTGGTGTCCGATATTCCCGACTACGCCGTGGTCGGTGAAGCCGACGACGGCCAGCACCTGCTGGAGATGGTCCAGCGCCTGGGCCCCGACATCGTCCTGCTGGACATCTCGATGCGCTCGACCAACGGCCTCGACGCTCTGACGCAATTGCGCGCAAACGGTTGCACCTGCAAGGTGCTGATCCTGTCGATGCACACCGACCCCGACCTGATCATGCGTGCCCTCGAAAGCGGCGCCCACGGCTACCTGCTCAAGGACACCACCGCCAACGAGCTGGAGCACGCCCTCGCCGCGTTGCGCAACGGCGAGCGCTACCTAAGCCCGGCCATCGCCCACACGGTGATCAACCAGGCCCTGCTGCGCGCACAGGCCAGCAAGCAGCCGAGCAGCGATCGCCACAACCTCACCGCCCGGCAACTGGAAATCCTGCGCCTGATCGTGCGTGGCAAGTCCACCCGCGAGATCGCCGCAGGCTTGGGGCTGTCGATCAAGACCGTTGAAACCCACCGCTCGCAAATCATGAAACGTCTGCAGATCTACGATGTGGCGGGCCTGGTGCTGTTCGCGGTGCGCGAGAAAATCATCAGCCTGGACGACTGA
- a CDS encoding sensor histidine kinase, producing MLPRLKISLRCRSRTALLRAATAVLCVASLVTNLVLYSSGQPVSAGALALQLAALLGAGWHLRRGARSINLLPAELADRMLKVQESERQHLSRELHDDIGQLLTAAKLQLDWLQRRVPAPLQAQCDTLRKTLDDTLGNVRDVSALLNPRQLASLGLEASLRAHLLRALENSEVHWSLECNQRLGGISEEVTMAAFRITQEAVTNVLRHAQARNLLISLQRTPAGLLLTILDDGVGFVPASKPGEVGQRGMAGMQERATALQGSLSVTSRPGAGTRIEALFPWPARSQERARTPATDD from the coding sequence ATGCTCCCACGCTTGAAGATTTCCCTGCGTTGTCGCTCTCGCACCGCCTTGCTGCGTGCGGCAACCGCCGTGCTGTGCGTGGCATCGCTGGTCACCAACCTGGTGCTCTACAGCAGCGGGCAACCTGTATCGGCCGGTGCCCTGGCGCTGCAGTTGGCCGCCCTGCTCGGGGCCGGCTGGCACCTGCGCCGTGGCGCCCGATCGATCAACCTGCTGCCGGCGGAGCTGGCCGACCGCATGCTCAAGGTCCAGGAAAGCGAACGCCAGCACCTGAGCCGCGAGTTGCACGATGACATCGGCCAATTGCTCACCGCCGCCAAGCTTCAGCTCGACTGGTTGCAACGTCGCGTGCCTGCACCGCTGCAGGCGCAGTGCGACACGCTGCGCAAGACCCTCGACGACACCCTGGGCAACGTGCGTGACGTCTCGGCGTTGCTCAACCCACGGCAACTGGCCAGCCTGGGCCTGGAGGCCAGCCTGCGTGCGCACCTGCTGCGTGCCCTCGAGAACAGCGAGGTGCACTGGAGCCTGGAATGCAACCAGCGCTTGGGCGGCATCTCCGAGGAAGTGACCATGGCCGCCTTTCGCATCACCCAGGAAGCGGTCACCAACGTGCTGCGCCATGCCCAGGCCCGCAACTTGCTGATCAGCCTGCAACGCACCCCCGCCGGGTTGCTGCTGACGATCCTCGATGACGGTGTGGGCTTCGTCCCGGCCAGCAAACCGGGCGAAGTCGGGCAACGTGGCATGGCCGGCATGCAGGAGCGGGCCACCGCCCTGCAGGGCAGCCTGAGCGTGACCAGCCGGCCCGGAGCGGGCACCCGAATCGAAGCGCTGTTCCCCTGGCCTGCACGCAGCCAGGAACGTGCCAGGACACCCGCCACCGATGATTAG